The Pimelobacter simplex genomic sequence TCCTCGCCTTCGAGGGAGCCCTGCTGTGGGTGCTCGCCGACGGCAGCATCAACATCCCGCGCGAGTCCGGGCTGGCCCAGTTCGCCCGCAACAAGTTCCTGACCGACGCCCAGGCCTACACCCTGGTCGCGGTCGTCGTGCTCTGCTACCTCGGCTCCCGGCTGTGGACGATCCGGCGGCGCCGCGCCGCCGGGCTCACGCCCCCGAACCTCGTCGCCGTGCTCCTCAAGGCGGCCCTGCTCGGCGGCGGCCTCGGCTGGCTCACCTACTACCTCGGCATCGCCCGGGGCTGGGGCTACCTGACGGTCCTGTTCGCCGTGCTGGTCGTCGTCCTCGACCTGCTGCTGCGCAAGACCCGCTGGGGACGCCACCTGTTCGCGGTCGGGGGCAACAAGGAGGCCGCGCGCCGGGCCGGTGTCCGGGTCGGGTGGACCTACTGCTCGGCGTTCGTCCTCTGCTCGGCGCTCGCCGCCCTGGGCGGACTGCTCGCCGCGGCCCAGCTGACCTCCGTGTCGCAGGACAGCGGGACCACCGACACCAACCTGACCGCGATCGCCGCGGCGGTGATCGGCGGCACCAGCCTGTTCGGCGGCCGGGGCTCGGCGTACGCCGCACTGCTCGGCATCCTCGTGCTGCAGGCGATCGAGTCGGGGCTCAACCTGATGAACGTGGACTCCGACATCCGCTACATCGTGACGGGCGGGGTGCTCCTGCTGGCCGTCACGATCGACTCGGTGGCGCGGCGGGCCCGGTCGAGCTCGGGCCGGGGCTAGCGGGCCCGACCGGCCGGATCAGGCGCGGGTGGGCAGCCCGTACAGGGTGGTGCGCTCGTGGACCGGCCGGTCGATGCCGGCGCCGATCTCGACGAGCTCCTCGACGGTCTTGGCCGAGCCGTGCTCGGAGCCGGCCATGCGGGAGATGGTCTCCTCCATGAGGGTGCCGCCGAGGTCGTTGGCGCCGGCGTTGAGCATGGCGCGGGTGCCGTCGATACCGAGCTTGACCCACGAGGTCTGGATGTTGTCGATCCGGCCGTGGAGCAGGATGCGGGCCATCGCGTGCACGGCGAGGTTGTCGCGCAGCGTCGGGCCGGGGCGAGCCACGCCGGCCAGGTAGATCGGGGCCGAGGTGTGCACGAAGGGCAGCGGCACGAACTCGGTGAAGCCGGTGCTGCCGTTCTCGCGGGCGGTGTCCTGGACCCGGGACAGCACGCGCAGGTGACCGACCCAGTGCTTCGGGTTGTCGACGTGGCCGTACATCATCGTCGAGGTCGTCGGCAGGCCGATGCGGTGGGCCGTGGAGACGATCTCGATCCAGGTGCGGGCGGGCAGCTTGCCCTTGGTGAGCACCCACCGGACCTCGTCGTCGAGGATCTCCGCGGCGGTGCCGGGCAGCGAGCCGAGGCCGGCCTCGCGGGCCTTGATCAGGAAGTCCTCGACGGACAGGCCGGTCCGGGCGGTGCCGTTGACGACCTCCATCGGCGAGAAGGCGTGGACGTGCATGCCGGGCACGCGCTGCTTCACGGCCGCGGCGATGTCGAAGTAGGCCGAGGCGGGCAGCTCGGGGTCGATGCCGCCCTGCATGCAGACCTCGGTGGCGCCGAGGTCCCAGGCCTCCTGGGCGCGGTCGGCGACCTCGGCGTAGGACAGCGAGTAGGCGTCGGCGTCGGTACGCCGCTGCGCGAACGCGCAGAACCGGCAGCCGACGTAGCAGACGTTGGTGAAGTTGATGTTGCGGTTGACCACGTAGGTGACGGCGTCGCCGACGCTCTCGCGGCGCAGGTCGTCGGCCAGGCCGACCACGGAGCGCAGCAGGTCGCCCTCGGCGGTCATCAGGGTCAGCGCGTGCTCGTCGGACAGGTTGCCCGGGTCGGCCTCGGCCGCGCGCAGGGCGGCCCCGCCCTCGGCGTGGAGGACGGCCGGAGCGCCGTCGATCAGACCGGTGCGTGCGGCGGCCTCGCCGACCGCGGCCCAGTCGCCGTAGACCGAGCCGAAGTCGCTGCGCCGGTCCTCGGTGCGGCCCCCGGTGGGGCCGTCGTCGTCGATGGCCTCGTGCAGGTCGGTACGGCCGCGGCCGTGGTCGGCGTCGAAGCCGCCGTCGGGCTCCTGCCAGGGCAGCCCGGTCGGGCGGACCTCGGGGATCGCGAGCCCGTCGGGACCGGCCAGGGCCGCGACGTGGGCGTGGACGCGCGGGTCGATCCAGGCCTCGCCGCGCTGGAGCGAGCCGGTGACGTACTCGGGGTGCACGGTGAGCCGGGCGCGCAGCTCGAAGCCGCAGGTGGCCGTGATCGAGCGCAGCCGGTCGAGCGAGGGCCAGGGCCGCTCGGGGTTGACGTGGTCGGGGGTCAGCGGCGAGACGCCGCCCCAGTCGTCGACGCCCGCGCCGAGCAGCGCCCGGCACTCGTCGAGGTCGACGAGGTTGGGCGGGGCCTGGATCCGCGCCTTGGGCCCGAGCAGCAGCCGGGTGACCGCGATCGCGGCGCGGTACTCGGTCAGGTCGAGGTCGTCGGCATGGCGCATCGCCGTGTCGGGCTTGGCCCGGAAGTTCTGGACGATGACCTCCTGCACCGCGCCGTAGGCACGCTGGGTGGCCCGCAGGGCGAAGATCGTCTCGGCCCGCTCGGTCAGGTCCTCACCGATGCCGACCAGCAGGCCGGTGGTGAACGGGATGCCGAGCCGGCCGGCGTCCTCGAGCACCCGCAGCCGGACCTCGGGGTCCTTGTCGGGGGAGCCGAAGTGGGCCAGTCCCTTGGTCTCGAACAGCCGGCGCGAGGTGGTCTCGAGCATCATCCCCATCGAGGGGGAGACCGGCTTGAGCCGGTTGAGCTCCTCCCACGACATCACGCCGGGGTTGAGGTGCGGCAGCAGCCCGGTCTCCTCGAGCACCCGCACCGCCATCGCCCGGATGTAGGCCAGCGTCGAGTCGTAGCCCTGCTCGTCGAGCCAGGCCTGCGCCTCGGGCCAGCGGTCCTCGGGGCGGTCACCGAGCGTGAAGAGCGCCTCGAGGCAGCCCAGCTCGGCGCCCTGGCGGGCGATGTCGAGGATCTCGTCCGGCGACAGGTACGGCGCCCGCCCCTCGCGCGCGGCCTGGGCCGGCGTCTCGACGAACGTGCAGTAGTGGCAGCGGTCGCGGCACAGCTTGGTGATCGGGATGAACACCTTGGGCGAGTACGTCACCACCCCGGGGCGCCCGGCCGCGACCAGGCCCGCGTCGCGGACCTTGGCAGCGGCGGCGGTGAGCCGGTCGAGCTCGTCGCCGGTGGCGGCGAGCAGGGCCGTCGCCTCGGCCACGTCGAGCGCCGCGCCGCGCTCGGCGCGCGCGAGCGCACGTCGTACTTGCTGGGGGGTGGGCGCCTCGGACATCCCCGCCAGGCTATCGGGTGGGTGTCCGTGGAAGAACGTGTTTCGCCCTGTGACCGGGACCGCCCTCCGACCGGTCCGCCCACCCGCCCGGCGGGCTAGTTCGGCAGCCGGGTGCGCAGCTTGCCGACGGTGGCCACGAACGCCCCGCGGTAGGACCCCGGGAAGCTCCACGTGACGACCTTGCCGCGCCCGCCCGGGGCGATCAGCACCGTGTCGGAGCAGCGGCCGCTGACGGCCAGGCAGTCGCCGCCGTTGCTGGTGTAGCGCGCGGTGATCCGGCTCAGGTCGGCGAAGCCCTCGTAGCGCAGCTCCCAGGCCCGGCAGCCCGGCGAGGCGGTGCAGCGCGTCTTCTTCCAGAAGATCCGGGTCGGCTGGGCGACCCCGCAGAGCTCGGCCTCGCTGGTCTTGACCGTGCCCCAGCCGTAGGTCACCTGGGTCTGCGCCTGGATGCAGCCGCGCTGGCCGCCGGCCTTGGTGTCGACCTCGGCGGAGGTGCCGCTGAGCGGCTTCCAGGCGCCGGCGCCACCGGTGTTGAGGACGACCTCGCCGCCGCTCGCCTCGGGCGGGGTGAAGGTGAACTGCACGGCGCGGTACGCCGAGCGGGCCTGTCCCTGCGGCGCGGCCGGAGCCTCGGCGTAGCACTCGTCGAGCTTCGCGACCGCCTCGTCGCGGCCCGCGGGCGGGTCGTCGGGGACCAGCGAGGCGGCGAAGTAGGAGCCCATCGTCTCGCTGCCGATGTCGTCGAGGCAGCCGGTGTCGGCGATCTTCCACTGCTCGCCGACCTGCTTCTCCCAGTCGTCGGAGCAGTCGAGGACGCTCTCGTAGAAGGCCTCGGCGTCGTCGGTGCGCCAGGTGCCGGTGTAGGTCCAGTCGTCGCCGTCGCGCTCGACCAGGCCACGCTTCTCGAGCTCGCCGGAGCGCGCGTCGCGGATCAGGTCGTCGGCCGCGCAGTCGAGCTGGGCGGCGTCGACCCACTCCGGGGCCTCGACGCCGTCGGCGATGGCGCTCGCGGCGGCCTTGTCGGCGGCGCTGAGCGGGCCGAAGCCGAGGCGTCCGGTGAAGTACGCCCACCCGCCGGTCCCGGCGCCGGCCACGAGCAGCAGCACCACGGCGAGCCCGACGAACAGCGGCCAGCGGCGCTTGCGCGGCGGCGGCCCGGGCGGCGGACCCCAGCCCGGAGGCGGCGGACCCCAGCCCGGAGGTACCGGCGGCGGTGCCTGCGGAGGCCCGGACGGGGGTCCGGACGGGGGCAGAGCGGTGGGCGGTTGCTGCGGCGGCGGTCCGGAGGGCGGCGGTCCCGTGGGCCGGCCCCCGACCGGCGTGGTCGGCCACCCCTGCTGTCCGTGCGTACCGCTCATCTGCTCACTCGTCCCTGTTTCCCGGTGTCCACCGACCCGTACGGCGGACACCGCGGGTCAGGCTAAGGCATAGCCACCCTTCCCCTCAGTCGAGCGCGGGAACCTTCTCGGGCGCCGGGGCCGGCGGCTCGGGTGCCGACGGCGGCGTGCGGTCGAGCCGGCTCGGCCACCAGATCCGCCCGCCGAGGTCGAGGTTGAGCGCGGTGACGAGCACGGAGCGGACGATCATCGTGTCGAGCAGGACGCCCAGCGCGACCGCCACCCCGAGCTCGGCGAGGAACACCAGCGGCAGGGTCCCGAGGGCGAGGAAGGTGGCCGCCAGCACCAGGCCGGCCGAGGTGATCACACCGCCGGTCGAGGACAGCGCGATGAGCGAGCCCTTGCGGGTGCCGTGGGTGATCGTCTCCTCGCGGACCCGGGTCATCAGGAAGATGTTGTAGTCGATGCCGAGGGCGACCAGGAAGACGAACGCGAACAGCGGGAACCCGGGATCGGCCCCCGCGAAGCCGAGGACGTAGTCGAACAGCAGGGCCGAGATGCCCAGCGCCGCGCCGAACGACAGGACGACGGTCGCCATCAGCAGCAGCGGTGCCAGCAGCGCCCGGAGCAGCAGCACCAGGATCAGGAACACCACCACGAGCACGATCGGGATGATCAGCTTGTTGTCGTGGTCGGCGGCGATCTTGGTGTCGAGGTAGACGGCGGGTCCGCCGCCGACCAGCGCATCGGCGCCGGCGACCTTGCCGACGGCGTCCCGGGTGGCCTCGACCAGGTCGAAGGCGGCCGGCGAGGCGATGTCGACGCTGACCGCGGACTCGAACCAGGCCCGGCCGTCGCCGAGGGGACGGACCGGCGTGGGCGCGCCGAGGCCGTCGACACCGGCGACCGCCGTACGGACGGCGTCGATGCGGTCGTCGTCGGCGACCACCTGGACGGTCACGGAGTTGTCGGCCAGGCCGTGCGCGGACATGAGCTTCTGCGCGGTGACCGAGTCGATCTCGCCGGTCACCGACTCCTCGGTGGTCAGTCCGGTCGCGTCGAGCTTGAACAGGCCGAGGCAGGCGATGAGCAGCAGGCCGGTGGTGACCACCCACACCGCACGCGGACGCGGGGCGATCCGGGCGCCGACCCGCGCCCACAGGCCGTGCGCGGTCGGCTCGTCGGAGGCGAAGGACGGGCGCTTGGGCCAGAAGATCCAGCGCCCGACGATCACCAGGAGGGCGGGCAGCAGCGTGATCATCGTGAGCAGGGTGACCACGACGCCGACCGCGAGCACCGGGCCGAGGCTGGCGGTGGAGTTGAGGTCGGCGAAGACCAGGCAGAGCAGGCCGACCGCCACGGTCGCGGCGCTGGCGACCAGGGCCGGGGTGGCCCGATGCAGCGCGAACGCCATCGCCTCGTGCCGGTCCTCGTGGCGGCGCAGCTCCTCGCGGTAGCGCGCCACCAGGAGCAGGGCGTAGTCGGTGCCCGCGCCGATGCACAGGATGCTGAGGATGTACTCGCTCTGGTCGTTGACCGTCAGGTCGGCGTACCTGGCCAGGAGGTAGACCACGCCGCGGGACATCATGTAGGCGAGCGCGGCGCACAGGATCGGCAGGATCCAGAGGATCGGGCTGCGGTAGGTGAGCAGCAGGATCAGGATCACCACGCCGAACGTGATCATCAGCAGCTGCACGTGCGAGCCCTCGAAGGACTCGGCGAAGTCGGAGGCCTGGCCGCCGAAGCCGCCGACGTACGTCGTGACGCCGTCGATCTTGGCGATGTCACGGACCTTCTTCGCGCTGGCGGGGACCTTGGCCCAGCCGCCGTCGCCGAAGTTGAAGTTGAAGAACGAGTAGGCGACCTCGCCGTCCTCGGAGATCAGTCGCGGTGCCGGCTGCCCGGACGCCGCGAGCGCCTCGGCGCCGTGCGGCGTGAGCACGCCGGTCTCGGTGACGCCGGCGACCTGGGCGATCTCCTTGGCCTGGGCGTCCATCGCGTCGAGGTCGGCCGGGGTCAGCCCACCCTTGCGGTGGTAGACGACGAGCGTCGGGATGTCGTTGGGATCGAGGTCGGTCGACAGCTCGTCGGCGACGCGCGAGGACTCCGCGGAACCGGGCAGCCAGGACGAGGCCTGGTTGTCCTTGACGTCGGCCAGCTTGCCGCCGAGGAACCCGAGCCCCCCGGTCAGCAGCAGCACGACGACCAGCACGACCCACTTGGTGACGGGGCCGGTCAGCCTTCCGGCGATCTGACGGTGCATGGCGCTCACTCTCCCCAGGGGTTCGGTGCATCGGCATCGGGATTCATCCGGATCCGACCCTGAGATCCGCCCTGAATCATCGGTGCGCGGGAACTCTTCACCCTGCGCGCGAGCGCCCGCCGTCCAGAAGACACGCGACGGCCCCAGGATGTGACATCCCGGGGCCGTCGAGCAGGCTCAGTCTTGGGGAAATTCAGAGGCCGAGGAACCGGCCGATGATCTCCTTCTGGATCTCGGTGGTGCCGCCGTAGATCGTCTGGATGCGGGTGTCCGCATAGGCCTTGGCGATGGGGTACTCCATCATGTAGCCGTAGCCGCCGTGCATCTGCAGGCCCTGGTCGACGATCTTCTTCTGCAGCTCGGTGGTCCACCACTTCGCCATCGAGGCGAGCGAGGTGTCGACCTGGCCGGCGTTGAGCAGCTCGACGCAGTGGTTCACGAACGTGCGGGCGATGTAGGCCTCGGTCGCCATCTCGGCCAGGACGAAGCGGGTGTTCTGGAACTTGCCGATCGGCTTGCCGAACGCCTCGCGGCTCTTGACGTAGTCGAGCGTCATGTCGAGCACGGCCTCGATGGCCGCGATCGCGATCGTCGCGATGGAGACCCGCTCCTGGGGGAGGTTCTGCATCAGGTAGACGAAGCCCTGACCCTCCTCGCCCAGCAGGTTCGCCTTGGGGACCATGACGTTGTCGAAGCTGAGCTCCGCGGTGTCCTGCGCCTTGAGGCCGAGCTTGTCGAGGTTGCGGCCGCGGGTGAACCCGGCCATGCCCTCCTCGACGACCAGGAGGCTGATGCCGTGGGCACCGGCGTCGGGGTTGGTCCGGGCCACGACGATCACCAGGTCGGCGTGGATGCCGTTGGTGATGAACGTCTTGGAGCCGTTGAGGACGTAGTGGTCGCCCTTGTCGACGGCGGTGGTCCGGATGCCCTGGAGGTCGGAGCCGGCGCCGGGCTCGGTCATCGCGATGGCGGTGACGATGTCGCCCGAGACGGTGCCGGGCAGCCAGCGGGCCTGCTGCTCGTCGTTCGCGAGGGCGACGAGGTAGGGCACCGTGATGTCGTTGTGCAGGGCGAAGCCGAGGCCGCTCGCGCCGACCCGGGTGATCTCCTCGGTGAGGACCATGTTGTAGCGGAAGTCCTTGATGCCGGGGCCGTCGTGGACCTCGGGGACGTCGAAGCCGAGAAGACCCGCCTGGCCGGCCTTGCGCCAGACCTCGCGGTCGAC encodes the following:
- a CDS encoding sugar ABC transporter permease codes for the protein MTGTSEATGTSEPPRPSDAEDERLIRAVSPSDYLRQGWGRVRGGDLGMMPVVLGLIVICAVFYAYEPTFLSSRSLVSMLLYAAPVGIIALGIVVVLLLGEIDLSVGSVSGFCAAIMAVLVVNQGHALWLGIAAALGVGALIGVGYATLYVRVGVPSFVFSLAGLLAFEGALLWVLADGSINIPRESGLAQFARNKFLTDAQAYTLVAVVVLCYLGSRLWTIRRRRAAGLTPPNLVAVLLKAALLGGGLGWLTYYLGIARGWGYLTVLFAVLVVVLDLLLRKTRWGRHLFAVGGNKEAARRAGVRVGWTYCSAFVLCSALAALGGLLAAAQLTSVSQDSGTTDTNLTAIAAAVIGGTSLFGGRGSAYAALLGILVLQAIESGLNLMNVDSDIRYIVTGGVLLLAVTIDSVARRARSSSGRG
- a CDS encoding bifunctional FO biosynthesis protein CofGH; protein product: MSEAPTPQQVRRALARAERGAALDVAEATALLAATGDELDRLTAAAAKVRDAGLVAAGRPGVVTYSPKVFIPITKLCRDRCHYCTFVETPAQAAREGRAPYLSPDEILDIARQGAELGCLEALFTLGDRPEDRWPEAQAWLDEQGYDSTLAYIRAMAVRVLEETGLLPHLNPGVMSWEELNRLKPVSPSMGMMLETTSRRLFETKGLAHFGSPDKDPEVRLRVLEDAGRLGIPFTTGLLVGIGEDLTERAETIFALRATQRAYGAVQEVIVQNFRAKPDTAMRHADDLDLTEYRAAIAVTRLLLGPKARIQAPPNLVDLDECRALLGAGVDDWGGVSPLTPDHVNPERPWPSLDRLRSITATCGFELRARLTVHPEYVTGSLQRGEAWIDPRVHAHVAALAGPDGLAIPEVRPTGLPWQEPDGGFDADHGRGRTDLHEAIDDDGPTGGRTEDRRSDFGSVYGDWAAVGEAAARTGLIDGAPAVLHAEGGAALRAAEADPGNLSDEHALTLMTAEGDLLRSVVGLADDLRRESVGDAVTYVVNRNINFTNVCYVGCRFCAFAQRRTDADAYSLSYAEVADRAQEAWDLGATEVCMQGGIDPELPASAYFDIAAAVKQRVPGMHVHAFSPMEVVNGTARTGLSVEDFLIKAREAGLGSLPGTAAEILDDEVRWVLTKGKLPARTWIEIVSTAHRIGLPTTSTMMYGHVDNPKHWVGHLRVLSRVQDTARENGSTGFTEFVPLPFVHTSAPIYLAGVARPGPTLRDNLAVHAMARILLHGRIDNIQTSWVKLGIDGTRAMLNAGANDLGGTLMEETISRMAGSEHGSAKTVEELVEIGAGIDRPVHERTTLYGLPTRA
- a CDS encoding MMPL family transporter, giving the protein MHRQIAGRLTGPVTKWVVLVVVLLLTGGLGFLGGKLADVKDNQASSWLPGSAESSRVADELSTDLDPNDIPTLVVYHRKGGLTPADLDAMDAQAKEIAQVAGVTETGVLTPHGAEALAASGQPAPRLISEDGEVAYSFFNFNFGDGGWAKVPASAKKVRDIAKIDGVTTYVGGFGGQASDFAESFEGSHVQLLMITFGVVILILLLTYRSPILWILPILCAALAYMMSRGVVYLLARYADLTVNDQSEYILSILCIGAGTDYALLLVARYREELRRHEDRHEAMAFALHRATPALVASAATVAVGLLCLVFADLNSTASLGPVLAVGVVVTLLTMITLLPALLVIVGRWIFWPKRPSFASDEPTAHGLWARVGARIAPRPRAVWVVTTGLLLIACLGLFKLDATGLTTEESVTGEIDSVTAQKLMSAHGLADNSVTVQVVADDDRIDAVRTAVAGVDGLGAPTPVRPLGDGRAWFESAVSVDIASPAAFDLVEATRDAVGKVAGADALVGGGPAVYLDTKIAADHDNKLIIPIVLVVVFLILVLLLRALLAPLLLMATVVLSFGAALGISALLFDYVLGFAGADPGFPLFAFVFLVALGIDYNIFLMTRVREETITHGTRKGSLIALSSTGGVITSAGLVLAATFLALGTLPLVFLAELGVAVALGVLLDTMIVRSVLVTALNLDLGGRIWWPSRLDRTPPSAPEPPAPAPEKVPALD
- a CDS encoding acyl-CoA dehydrogenase family protein translates to MPERPSILETEHEDFRATARTFLEREVVPHHEQWEKDGMVDREVWRKAGQAGLLGFDVPEVHDGPGIKDFRYNMVLTEEITRVGASGLGFALHNDITVPYLVALANDEQQARWLPGTVSGDIVTAIAMTEPGAGSDLQGIRTTAVDKGDHYVLNGSKTFITNGIHADLVIVVARTNPDAGAHGISLLVVEEGMAGFTRGRNLDKLGLKAQDTAELSFDNVMVPKANLLGEEGQGFVYLMQNLPQERVSIATIAIAAIEAVLDMTLDYVKSREAFGKPIGKFQNTRFVLAEMATEAYIARTFVNHCVELLNAGQVDTSLASMAKWWTTELQKKIVDQGLQMHGGYGYMMEYPIAKAYADTRIQTIYGGTTEIQKEIIGRFLGL